One window of Candidatus Nitrospira kreftii genomic DNA carries:
- a CDS encoding Oxidoreductase — MRYFQNNFPVHRRALLKALGLSALAGSVGGCDAVGGVFGRMFAVPPRDTTYFTPNSKFYVVNYADGAVSASRDLNIEQWKVRIKGSVKTPMSLGWRDILNRDSYDQISTLMCIDTLPGGDSLGTATWRGISLKQLLLDCGADTETARDVVFRAIDGYDDSIPFTRAMQDDVMLAFLMNGEKLPREHGFPLRLLVPGLYGIKNVKWIVEIEVYPGDYKGYWQRKGWTDDGTIKIFSRIDSPGHYQTLRGPEHTFRGIAFGGPNSISKVELSFDAGRTWNDCRIEPPMSPYSWVIWTYTWRPPKPGKFQTVVRATDTKGQLQIAEIVRPQPAGASGYHTIISEAAEL; from the coding sequence ATGAGATATTTTCAAAATAATTTTCCTGTCCATCGTCGCGCTCTGCTCAAGGCATTAGGCCTTAGCGCATTAGCCGGAAGCGTTGGTGGCTGTGACGCCGTTGGCGGAGTATTCGGCCGCATGTTCGCAGTCCCGCCTCGCGACACCACATACTTCACGCCAAATTCAAAATTCTACGTAGTCAATTACGCTGACGGCGCCGTATCCGCTTCACGCGACTTGAACATTGAGCAGTGGAAAGTCCGTATCAAGGGATCGGTGAAAACTCCGATGTCGCTGGGGTGGCGCGACATTTTGAACCGTGATTCCTACGATCAGATTTCGACTCTCATGTGCATCGATACGCTGCCCGGTGGCGATAGTCTGGGAACCGCGACCTGGCGCGGCATCTCGCTCAAGCAACTGCTTCTCGACTGCGGCGCTGACACCGAAACGGCGCGCGATGTGGTCTTTCGTGCTATCGACGGCTACGATGACAGCATTCCCTTCACCCGCGCAATGCAGGATGATGTGATGCTGGCTTTTCTGATGAACGGCGAAAAGTTGCCGAGGGAACACGGATTCCCACTGCGCCTTCTCGTGCCAGGGCTCTACGGCATCAAGAACGTGAAATGGATCGTCGAAATTGAAGTCTATCCCGGCGACTACAAGGGCTACTGGCAGCGAAAGGGCTGGACCGATGATGGAACGATCAAGATTTTCTCTCGCATCGATTCGCCTGGACATTACCAAACCTTGCGTGGACCGGAGCACACATTCCGTGGCATCGCCTTCGGCGGACCGAACAGCATCAGTAAAGTCGAGCTGAGTTTTGATGCGGGTCGCACGTGGAACGACTGCCGCATCGAGCCGCCCATGTCTCCCTATTCCTGGGTGATTTGGACTTACACGTGGCGACCGCCAAAGCCGGGGAAATTTCAGACCGTCGTGCGCGCCACCGACACAAAGGGTCAACTCCAGATTGCCGAAATTGTACGTCCTCAACCAGCCGGGGCGAGCGGGTACCACACGATCATTTCGGAAGCGGCGGAGCTTTGA
- a CDS encoding hypothetical protein (conserved protein of unknown function) — protein sequence MKDTRQVMKRKERVTLSLSADMVERLRTVVYWSPKLTLTGVVESAIQSALMKLEKGKRFKKRKGKLPVGRPRKAQSSRG from the coding sequence ATGAAAGACACACGCCAAGTTATGAAACGTAAGGAGAGGGTCACGCTCTCTCTCTCGGCAGATATGGTTGAGCGGCTGCGAACGGTGGTGTACTGGAGTCCCAAGTTGACGCTCACCGGTGTCGTCGAGTCTGCGATCCAATCGGCACTCATGAAGTTAGAGAAAGGTAAGCGCTTCAAGAAGCGAAAAGGGAAGCTGCCAGTGGGCCGTCCGCGTAAGGCGCAGTCATCCAGGGGCTGA
- a CDS encoding Transketolase, with the protein MTNPQLDQTCINTIRTLSMDAVQQANSGHPGTPMAMAPVAYCLWQRILRFDPNDPIWPNRDRFVLSMGHASMLLYSLLHLTGVKAVNPQYERLGEFSVQLDDLKRFRQLNSKCAGHPEYRWTSGVETTTGPLGQGVATSVGMAIAAQWQAHYFNRPGFDMFDYDVYALCGDGCMMEGVTGEAASLAAHLKLANLCWIYDNNKITIEGHTDWAFSEDVATRFIGYGWNVTRVGDANDLDMLERALTTFKKEADRPTLIIVDSHIAYGSPNKQDTHAAHGEPLGEEEIRLTKRNYGWPEEEKFLVPEGVREHFQQGMGKRGHEARAAWMAKFDAYTRQFPQLADQLSRMQQRHLPEGWDKDLPVFPTDSKGVAGRDASAKVLNALAKQVPWLLGGSADLAPSTKTRLTFEGAGDFTATSRGGRNLHFGVREHAMGSVLNGLSLSKVRPYGSGFLIFSDYSRGAIRLSALMEIPVIHIFTHDSIGVGEDGPTHQPIEQLASLRAIPNLIVLRPADANEVSEAWRVIMQMQHEPVALILTRQALPTIDREKHAAASGLAKGAYVLADVPGGKPDVLLLASGSEVSLCLEAAEKLKAEGIKARVVSMPSWELFEHQPQAYRDSVIPPTVTARVCVEQASTFGWSRYAGLTGEIIGMKTFGASAPLKELQKKFGFTTDNVVSAARGQVHKIAKAA; encoded by the coding sequence GTGACGAATCCTCAACTTGACCAGACCTGTATCAACACGATCCGCACCCTTTCAATGGATGCCGTGCAGCAAGCCAATTCAGGCCACCCAGGAACCCCGATGGCCATGGCCCCGGTCGCCTACTGTCTCTGGCAGCGCATCCTACGATTTGATCCGAACGATCCGATTTGGCCGAACCGAGATCGGTTCGTGCTGTCAATGGGGCACGCCTCCATGCTCCTCTATTCGCTGCTGCATTTAACTGGTGTGAAAGCGGTGAATCCCCAGTACGAACGACTCGGCGAGTTCTCGGTACAACTGGACGACCTCAAACGCTTCCGCCAGCTCAATAGTAAGTGTGCTGGACACCCGGAATACCGCTGGACCTCCGGCGTGGAGACCACGACCGGTCCGCTCGGGCAAGGAGTTGCCACCAGCGTCGGCATGGCCATCGCTGCGCAATGGCAAGCTCACTACTTCAATCGCCCCGGCTTCGACATGTTCGACTATGACGTCTATGCGCTGTGCGGCGACGGCTGCATGATGGAAGGGGTGACAGGAGAAGCGGCCTCCCTGGCCGCACACTTGAAATTAGCCAACCTCTGCTGGATCTACGACAACAACAAGATCACGATCGAAGGGCACACCGACTGGGCCTTCAGCGAAGATGTGGCCACACGATTCATCGGATACGGATGGAACGTGACCCGAGTCGGTGATGCCAACGACCTCGACATGCTCGAACGGGCTTTGACCACGTTCAAAAAGGAAGCGGATCGACCGACGCTGATCATCGTCGATAGCCACATCGCCTATGGCTCCCCCAACAAGCAAGATACCCATGCCGCGCACGGTGAACCGCTGGGTGAAGAAGAAATCCGGCTGACCAAACGGAACTATGGGTGGCCTGAGGAGGAAAAGTTTCTGGTGCCGGAAGGCGTCCGTGAACATTTCCAGCAGGGGATGGGCAAGCGTGGACACGAGGCGCGCGCAGCCTGGATGGCGAAGTTCGATGCCTACACACGACAATTCCCTCAGCTCGCCGATCAACTTTCGCGCATGCAGCAGCGCCACCTGCCTGAGGGATGGGACAAGGATCTCCCGGTTTTCCCAACCGATAGCAAGGGTGTAGCCGGACGCGATGCTTCAGCCAAAGTCCTCAATGCCCTGGCGAAACAAGTTCCGTGGCTGCTAGGAGGTTCGGCAGATCTGGCCCCTTCGACGAAGACTCGCTTGACCTTCGAGGGAGCTGGCGACTTCACCGCCACGAGCCGAGGTGGACGCAATCTGCATTTCGGCGTCCGGGAACATGCAATGGGCTCCGTACTCAACGGGCTCTCTCTCTCCAAAGTGCGCCCCTATGGCTCCGGGTTTCTGATTTTCAGCGATTACAGCCGAGGCGCGATCCGCTTGAGTGCACTGATGGAAATCCCCGTCATCCACATTTTCACACATGATTCGATCGGGGTCGGCGAGGATGGTCCCACGCACCAACCGATCGAACAGCTCGCCTCACTACGAGCCATTCCGAATCTCATCGTCCTGCGTCCTGCGGATGCAAATGAGGTCTCGGAAGCTTGGCGTGTCATCATGCAGATGCAGCATGAGCCAGTCGCCTTGATCCTGACCAGACAAGCGCTCCCCACGATTGACCGGGAAAAACATGCAGCCGCATCAGGGCTGGCGAAAGGTGCCTACGTATTGGCCGATGTGCCTGGAGGAAAACCGGACGTGCTGTTACTCGCCAGTGGGAGTGAAGTCTCGCTCTGTCTTGAGGCAGCGGAGAAGTTGAAGGCAGAAGGGATCAAGGCCCGCGTGGTGAGCATGCCGTCATGGGAGCTGTTTGAGCATCAGCCACAAGCCTATCGCGACAGTGTGATCCCCCCAACCGTGACGGCCAGAGTCTGCGTAGAGCAGGCCTCCACATTTGGATGGTCAAGATATGCGGGGCTGACCGGCGAGATCATCGGCATGAAGACCTTTGGAGCTTCAGCGCCCCTCAAAGAGCTTCAAAAGAAATTCGGGTTTACGACGGACAACGTCGTATCGGCGGCCAGAGGGCAGGTTCACAAAATAGCGAAGGCCGCCTGA
- a CDS encoding putative Outer membrane lipoprotein, Slp family, which translates to MHVLPRNVLWLLVGLLIAGCASQRVVPDELEPLVDRTVTFAEVIAAPESYQGRVLVLGGEVLKAKRLKDGTQIELLQLPLNKDERPILDRQQSQGRFFAIQPKFLDPATIVAGTKMTIVGEVSGAKTDHLDDVEYRYPVVTVKHLHTWQEQSQEYIRPRPGFSFGIFGGTGFGGGRGGLGIGF; encoded by the coding sequence ATGCATGTCCTCCCTCGCAACGTGCTCTGGCTGCTAGTCGGGCTGTTGATCGCAGGCTGTGCTTCTCAGCGAGTGGTTCCTGATGAGCTGGAGCCCTTGGTTGATCGAACAGTGACTTTTGCCGAGGTCATTGCGGCACCTGAATCGTACCAAGGCCGAGTGCTGGTCCTCGGCGGGGAGGTGCTGAAGGCTAAGCGACTGAAAGATGGAACGCAGATCGAGCTGCTACAATTGCCGCTCAATAAGGACGAACGGCCGATCTTGGACCGCCAACAATCACAAGGACGTTTCTTCGCGATCCAGCCGAAGTTTCTCGACCCAGCGACGATTGTAGCGGGAACCAAGATGACGATCGTCGGGGAAGTCTCCGGAGCCAAGACCGATCACCTCGACGATGTGGAGTATCGGTATCCAGTCGTGACCGTAAAACATCTGCATACCTGGCAAGAACAATCTCAGGAATATATCCGCCCAAGGCCAGGATTTTCGTTCGGAATCTTTGGAGGCACAGGATTTGGCGGCGGTCGTGGCGGGTTAGGCATAGGGTTCTGA
- a CDS encoding hypothetical protein (conserved protein of unknown function), translating to MPFSELELKRIEQTVGTFCGKRSPGHLKDKLCLTYTVKGHEVVIAERRPRWDNETEWTELPVAKLKFIRSAGKWRLYWMRADMKWHEYPGLSSSHRLDDLVQEIDADPLACFFG from the coding sequence ATGCCCTTCAGTGAACTCGAACTCAAGCGAATCGAGCAGACCGTCGGTACCTTCTGTGGTAAACGTAGCCCAGGACACCTCAAAGACAAGCTGTGCCTCACGTATACGGTGAAAGGCCACGAGGTCGTGATTGCCGAGCGGCGGCCTCGATGGGATAACGAGACCGAGTGGACAGAATTGCCGGTGGCCAAGCTCAAATTCATCCGTTCAGCGGGAAAATGGCGGCTGTACTGGATGCGGGCCGATATGAAATGGCACGAATATCCGGGACTCTCATCGAGCCATCGCCTCGATGACTTAGTACAAGAGATCGATGCCGATCCACTGGCCTGTTTCTTCGGCTGA
- a CDS encoding hypothetical protein (conserved protein of unknown function), whose protein sequence is MRGKRAAKSVSHIPDSEIDFSDIPELSDEQLKRMRRIGCPATGMAKQLIAIRLSPRLLAALRQMAAKRGKPYQTLIHELLEKAASQAA, encoded by the coding sequence GTGCGCGGCAAGCGAGCCGCAAAGAGCGTCAGCCATATTCCGGACTCAGAGATTGATTTCTCAGATATCCCTGAACTGTCGGATGAACAACTGAAGCGAATGCGTCGGATCGGGTGCCCTGCCACGGGGATGGCCAAACAATTGATTGCGATTCGCCTATCCCCGCGTCTCCTGGCTGCCTTGAGACAGATGGCCGCGAAGCGGGGGAAGCCGTACCAGACTCTGATTCATGAGCTGCTGGAGAAGGCTGCTTCGCAGGCGGCGTGA
- a CDS encoding hypothetical protein (conserved protein of unknown function), whose amino-acid sequence MECPKCQGSMMLERFSDFFVVFYAWKCINCGALIDRTISTNRRKTLAVRASQPVAAG is encoded by the coding sequence ATGGAATGTCCGAAGTGTCAGGGGTCGATGATGTTAGAGCGGTTCTCGGATTTCTTTGTCGTGTTTTATGCCTGGAAGTGCATCAATTGTGGTGCCTTGATCGACCGTACTATTTCCACAAATCGCCGAAAGACTCTGGCGGTCCGAGCATCTCAGCCCGTTGCCGCAGGCTAG